A single region of the Stegostoma tigrinum isolate sSteTig4 chromosome 8, sSteTig4.hap1, whole genome shotgun sequence genome encodes:
- the LOC125456441 gene encoding P-selectin-like isoform X1: protein MGNFVENGARQKHYQIQKGIVHIWLFTLLLELAVWEGVQSWNYSYSTTDMTWPDARNYCQHFFTDLVAIQNHEEIDHLNTVIPRNPTYYWIGIRKINNAWTWVGTNKTLDEEAENWAAGEPTPGAEDCVEIYIKRTEDAGRWNNDPCLERSKRALCYLASCKSNSCSGHGQCVETIGSYTCQCYEGFYGPKCQSAVKCEIPKIPRNGTSTCSHPIGNFSYRSSCDFGCVEGFLLNGSATLQCEASGTWSSSFPTCEAVKCEIPKIPRNGTSTCSHPIGNFSYRSNCDFGCVEGFLLNGSATLQCEASGMWSSSFPTCEVEQCTTLNVPDQATMSCTHPNGNFSFNSTCDFHCAAGFTLQGSQRLQCNATGMWTVIAPYCAGTLKEYNSTKLISICVGSSVCLISVLSAVILCQKKVMRKGFSPIST, encoded by the exons ATG gGCAATTTTGTGGAAAACGGTGCTCGACAAAAACATTACCAGATTCAGAAGGGTATTGTTCACATCTGGCTTTTCACTCTACTTCTTG AACTGGCAGTTTGGGAAGGAGTTCAGAGCTGGAACTATAGCTATTCAACAACAGATATGACATGGCCCGATGCCAGAAACTACTGTCAACATTTCTTCACTGACCTCGTTGCAATTCAGAACCATGAAGAAATTGACCATCTGAATACAGTGATACCGAGGAACCCGACTTACTACtggattggaataagaaagaTTAATAATGCTTGGACTTGGGTTGGAACGAACAAAACACTGGATGAAGAGGCAGAAAACTGGGCTGCAGGTGAACCAACTCCTGGTGCTGAAGATTGTGTCGAAATTTATATAAAGAGAACAGAAGATGCAGGAAGGTGGAATAATGATCCCTGTCTGGAAAGATCAAAACGAGCCCTATGCTATTTAG CTTCTTGCAAGTCAAATTCATGCAGTGGTCATGGACAATGTGTGGAAACTATTGGAAGTTATACATGTCAATGTTATGAAGGATTCTATGGACCAAAGTGTCAATCTG CTGTGAAATGTGAAATTCCAAAGATCCCTAGAAATGGGACCAGCACATGCTCCCATCCAATTGGAAACTTCAGCTATCGATCAAGTTGTGACTTTGGATGTGTGGAAGGTTTCTTGTTGAATGGGTCTGCGACTCTTCAGTGTGAGGCCTCGGGAACGTGGTCATCATCATTCCCAACCTGTGAAG CTGTGAAATGTGAAATTCCAAAGATCCCTAGAAATGGGACCAGCACATGTTCTCATCCAATTGGAAACTTCAGCTATCGATCAAATTGTGACTTTGGATGTGTGGAAGGTTTCTTGTTGAATGGGTCAGCGACTCTTCAGTGTGAGGCCTCAGGAATGTGGTCATCATCATTCCCAACCTGTGAAG TTGAACAGTGTACCACTCTCAATGTTCCTGACCAAGCGACTatgagctgcacccatccaaatgGAAACTTCAGCTTCAACTCTACATGTGACTTCCACTGTGCAGCAGGGTTTACACTGCAGGGCTCACAGAGGCTCCAGTGCAATGCAACAGGAATGTGGACAGTGATAGCCCCCTACTGTGCAG GTACCCTGAAGGAATATAATTCAACAAAACTTATCAGCATTTGTGTTGGTTCTTCAGTCTGCCTAATTTCAGTGTTAAGTGCTGTCATTCTCTGTCAAAAGAAAG TGATGAGGAAAGGGTTTTCTCCTATAAG CACTTAA
- the LOC125456441 gene encoding P-selectin-like isoform X2, which yields MTWPDARNYCQHFFTDLVAIQNHEEIDHLNTVIPRNPTYYWIGIRKINNAWTWVGTNKTLDEEAENWAAGEPTPGAEDCVEIYIKRTEDAGRWNNDPCLERSKRALCYLASCKSNSCSGHGQCVETIGSYTCQCYEGFYGPKCQSAVKCEIPKIPRNGTSTCSHPIGNFSYRSSCDFGCVEGFLLNGSATLQCEASGTWSSSFPTCEAVKCEIPKIPRNGTSTCSHPIGNFSYRSNCDFGCVEGFLLNGSATLQCEASGMWSSSFPTCEVEQCTTLNVPDQATMSCTHPNGNFSFNSTCDFHCAAGFTLQGSQRLQCNATGMWTVIAPYCAGTLKEYNSTKLISICVGSSVCLISVLSAVILCQKKVMRKGFSPIST from the exons ATGACATGGCCCGATGCCAGAAACTACTGTCAACATTTCTTCACTGACCTCGTTGCAATTCAGAACCATGAAGAAATTGACCATCTGAATACAGTGATACCGAGGAACCCGACTTACTACtggattggaataagaaagaTTAATAATGCTTGGACTTGGGTTGGAACGAACAAAACACTGGATGAAGAGGCAGAAAACTGGGCTGCAGGTGAACCAACTCCTGGTGCTGAAGATTGTGTCGAAATTTATATAAAGAGAACAGAAGATGCAGGAAGGTGGAATAATGATCCCTGTCTGGAAAGATCAAAACGAGCCCTATGCTATTTAG CTTCTTGCAAGTCAAATTCATGCAGTGGTCATGGACAATGTGTGGAAACTATTGGAAGTTATACATGTCAATGTTATGAAGGATTCTATGGACCAAAGTGTCAATCTG CTGTGAAATGTGAAATTCCAAAGATCCCTAGAAATGGGACCAGCACATGCTCCCATCCAATTGGAAACTTCAGCTATCGATCAAGTTGTGACTTTGGATGTGTGGAAGGTTTCTTGTTGAATGGGTCTGCGACTCTTCAGTGTGAGGCCTCGGGAACGTGGTCATCATCATTCCCAACCTGTGAAG CTGTGAAATGTGAAATTCCAAAGATCCCTAGAAATGGGACCAGCACATGTTCTCATCCAATTGGAAACTTCAGCTATCGATCAAATTGTGACTTTGGATGTGTGGAAGGTTTCTTGTTGAATGGGTCAGCGACTCTTCAGTGTGAGGCCTCAGGAATGTGGTCATCATCATTCCCAACCTGTGAAG TTGAACAGTGTACCACTCTCAATGTTCCTGACCAAGCGACTatgagctgcacccatccaaatgGAAACTTCAGCTTCAACTCTACATGTGACTTCCACTGTGCAGCAGGGTTTACACTGCAGGGCTCACAGAGGCTCCAGTGCAATGCAACAGGAATGTGGACAGTGATAGCCCCCTACTGTGCAG GTACCCTGAAGGAATATAATTCAACAAAACTTATCAGCATTTGTGTTGGTTCTTCAGTCTGCCTAATTTCAGTGTTAAGTGCTGTCATTCTCTGTCAAAAGAAAG TGATGAGGAAAGGGTTTTCTCCTATAAG CACTTAA